The Candidatus Endomicrobium procryptotermitis genome has a window encoding:
- a CDS encoding DUF6056 family protein yields the protein MQALNLMRKYKKAFFFCFLLALIAIVYFRSLKYDYTYFDDDVLVILNHDFISNYKNIPKFFLKGAFYTGDNSFYRPILTLSFSIDSMIAGKNPFMYHLTGLLLHISAVFLIFVFLRKLEFNEMLVFLFTSIFAVHPAFAHAVAWIPGRNDLLLTVFVLLSLIFLFDYFNKEKKNTVKIFMALFLFALAVFTKESASTMVAVMPVFMFLFCKNIRKKDYIVVFTASALIFCAYIGLRIYVLTGNAAEITFDFLKTIKSILIYCEYLVIPYRIYLFPDNIDLNFLTFFSSLMAFVPLMASLFFNIGRKKVILFGAFWCLVFLMPSFMASERIISFLPHRLYVISTGFIIMFIEFFSSASEKFKPAGKYVIFLLFIFISLFTWSSCIHVKKFQNKYIYISHAISEQPQSNMLRCKMAQYYAENGKYEEARRELAKVTSKDGTYSSVYYEMAGYVFSLEGRYDRAIELFEQLIELFPKHESALNNMSEIYFLKGEYGKALGYAERLIEIRPERSDYKIHYAKIKNKYDNISENK from the coding sequence ATGCAAGCCTTAAATTTAATGAGAAAATATAAAAAGGCCTTTTTCTTTTGTTTTTTATTGGCATTGATAGCGATAGTGTATTTTCGCAGCTTAAAATATGATTACACTTACTTTGATGATGATGTTCTTGTTATTCTCAATCATGATTTTATTTCGAATTATAAAAATATTCCAAAATTTTTTCTCAAAGGTGCGTTTTATACGGGCGATAATTCTTTCTATAGGCCCATTTTAACCCTGTCATTTTCCATAGACTCTATGATTGCTGGCAAAAATCCTTTTATGTACCATCTTACTGGATTGCTGCTTCATATTTCCGCAGTTTTTTTGATTTTTGTTTTTTTGAGAAAACTTGAATTCAATGAAATGCTAGTTTTTCTTTTTACGTCGATCTTTGCAGTGCATCCGGCGTTTGCTCATGCAGTTGCATGGATTCCCGGAAGAAACGATTTATTGCTTACCGTCTTCGTTCTGCTTTCATTAATTTTCTTATTTGACTATTTTAATAAGGAAAAGAAAAACACCGTAAAAATATTTATGGCGCTTTTTTTGTTTGCTCTTGCTGTATTTACGAAAGAGAGTGCAAGCACAATGGTTGCGGTTATGCCTGTATTTATGTTTTTATTTTGTAAAAATATCCGTAAAAAGGATTATATTGTTGTTTTTACGGCCTCTGCTCTGATTTTTTGCGCTTATATAGGATTGAGAATTTATGTTTTGACGGGCAATGCCGCGGAAATTACTTTCGATTTTTTAAAGACAATAAAATCTATTCTGATTTATTGTGAATATCTTGTTATTCCTTACCGCATATATCTTTTTCCAGATAATATAGATTTGAATTTTTTGACATTTTTTTCAAGTTTAATGGCATTTGTTCCACTGATGGCTTCTTTATTTTTTAATATAGGAAGAAAAAAAGTCATTTTGTTCGGTGCGTTTTGGTGCTTAGTATTTTTAATGCCCTCTTTTATGGCATCAGAACGTATAATTTCATTTCTGCCTCATAGACTATATGTAATATCAACGGGATTTATAATCATGTTTATAGAATTTTTTAGTTCTGCGTCAGAAAAATTCAAGCCTGCTGGAAAATACGTTATTTTTTTGCTTTTTATATTTATAAGTCTATTTACATGGTCGTCTTGTATTCATGTGAAGAAATTCCAAAATAAATATATTTATATTTCACATGCAATAAGCGAACAGCCGCAGTCCAATATGTTGAGATGTAAAATGGCACAGTACTATGCGGAAAACGGAAAATATGAAGAAGCTAGACGAGAACTTGCTAAAGTAACAAGCAAAGACGGAACTTATAGCAGCGTTTATTACGAAATGGCCGGATATGTCTTTTCGCTTGAAGGCCGTTATGACAGAGCGATTGAACTTTTTGAGCAACTTATTGAACTCTTTCCCAAACATGAGTCCGCTTTAAATAATATGAGTGAAATATATTTTTTGAAAGGTGAATATGGCAAAGCTTTGGGATATGCAGAAAGACTCATTGAAATTCGTCCTGAACGTTCGGATTACAAAATTCATTATGCTAAAATTAAAAATAAGTATGACAATATATCGGAGAATAAATAG
- a CDS encoding 6-phosphofructokinase has protein sequence MAEKVGIITSGGDAPGMNAAIRAVTRYGISLGYQIVGIRRGFKGLLDDEFITLTLRSVSGIINSGGTILHTGRCPEMKTKTGMNRAVKTIKELGLCGLIIIGGDGSLAAGHALSKRGIKVINIPASIDNDIYGTDETVGYDTAVNTAVEAIDKIRDTATSHDRIFIVEVMGREHGFLTLDVGIAAGCEFIVVPEMKYDIKKLADELIRGKERGKTSEIIAFAEGVGSSVDFAKKIEKMTGLEVRVSNLGYIQRGGRPTARTRILASKFGFMAIHLFHKKKYNMLIGMTDGKASCMPIPRAIKCEKSFNEKELKILRNLSI, from the coding sequence ATGGCTGAGAAAGTCGGAATTATTACGTCGGGCGGAGATGCACCTGGAATGAATGCAGCGATAAGAGCCGTTACCAGATATGGCATTTCGCTGGGTTATCAGATTGTGGGAATAAGAAGAGGATTCAAAGGTCTTCTTGATGATGAATTTATAACTCTCACTCTGCGTTCCGTCAGTGGTATAATAAATTCCGGAGGAACGATATTGCATACGGGAAGATGTCCTGAGATGAAAACTAAAACCGGCATGAACAGAGCGGTAAAAACCATAAAAGAACTCGGTTTGTGCGGATTGATAATTATAGGTGGAGACGGTTCTCTTGCAGCTGGGCACGCTTTGTCAAAGCGAGGAATAAAAGTTATTAATATTCCGGCTTCAATAGATAATGATATATATGGAACGGATGAAACTGTAGGTTACGATACCGCCGTGAATACAGCCGTAGAAGCTATAGACAAAATAAGAGATACGGCGACAAGTCATGACAGGATTTTTATCGTAGAAGTTATGGGAAGAGAACATGGATTTTTGACGCTTGACGTGGGTATTGCGGCGGGCTGCGAATTCATAGTCGTGCCAGAAATGAAATATGATATAAAAAAACTTGCCGATGAGCTTATCAGAGGTAAAGAAAGAGGAAAAACTTCGGAAATCATAGCTTTTGCAGAAGGTGTCGGCTCTTCAGTGGATTTTGCAAAAAAAATTGAGAAAATGACTGGACTTGAAGTAAGAGTCAGCAATCTCGGATACATTCAGCGTGGAGGACGGCCTACGGCAAGAACCAGAATACTCGCTTCAAAATTCGGTTTTATGGCGATACATTTGTTTCATAAAAAGAAATACAATATGCTTATCGGTATGACTGATGGAAAGGCTTCCTGCATGCCGATTCCTCGCGCGATAAAATGCGAAAAGTCGTTCAATGAAAAAGAATTAAAAATATTGAGAAATCTATCAATCTAA
- the tyrS gene encoding tyrosine--tRNA ligase: MKEALEMIKRGTNEIIDVKELEKKLFSGRKLRIKLGVDPTAPDLHLGHTVIINKLKTFQDLGHQIVFLIGDFTAKIGDPSGRSETRHMMTDGQIAENTKTYTEQVFKILDKSKTEVVYNSKWLGELGITGLLKLAAKNTVAQMLERDDFDKRYKEDKPISIVEFMYPLLQAYDSVALKADVELGGNDQKFNLLLGRDMQRDYGQEAQIVITMPLLEGTDGVKKMSKSYNNYIALNDSPQDMFGKIMSISDGLMYKYFELLTQRNLKEMKSIHPKEAKMFLAEEITERYYGSSAAFAARKGFEKIFAKKDIPDEIEEYNLKASVVKLSDLLAESAMVSSKNEARRLIEQGGIKIDSQKVVGDFEIKMEKPFIIQAGKRKFKKIMPSK; this comes from the coding sequence ATGAAAGAAGCATTGGAAATGATTAAGAGAGGCACAAACGAAATTATCGATGTAAAAGAACTTGAAAAAAAACTTTTTTCCGGAAGAAAACTCAGGATTAAACTTGGTGTGGATCCTACTGCTCCGGATTTGCATTTAGGACATACCGTAATAATAAACAAACTCAAAACTTTTCAGGATTTGGGACATCAAATAGTGTTTTTAATCGGCGATTTTACTGCAAAAATCGGCGACCCTTCGGGTCGTTCAGAAACGCGTCATATGATGACGGATGGACAAATAGCGGAAAATACTAAAACTTATACCGAACAGGTTTTCAAAATTTTGGACAAAAGTAAAACAGAAGTTGTATATAACAGCAAATGGCTGGGAGAGCTTGGGATAACGGGGTTGCTTAAACTTGCGGCAAAAAACACAGTTGCGCAAATGCTTGAAAGAGACGATTTTGATAAAAGATATAAAGAAGACAAACCGATAAGCATTGTTGAATTTATGTATCCTTTGCTGCAGGCTTATGATTCCGTTGCATTGAAAGCCGATGTTGAACTCGGAGGCAATGATCAAAAATTCAACTTGCTTCTAGGAAGAGACATGCAGCGCGATTACGGACAGGAAGCTCAGATTGTGATAACCATGCCGCTGCTTGAAGGTACGGACGGCGTAAAAAAAATGTCCAAATCATACAATAATTATATAGCGTTAAATGATTCCCCGCAGGATATGTTTGGGAAAATAATGTCAATTTCCGATGGGCTTATGTACAAATATTTTGAACTTTTAACGCAAAGAAATTTAAAAGAGATGAAATCCATACACCCGAAAGAAGCAAAAATGTTTTTGGCTGAAGAAATTACGGAAAGGTATTACGGCAGCAGTGCAGCGTTTGCCGCTCGCAAAGGCTTTGAAAAAATTTTTGCCAAAAAAGATATTCCCGATGAAATAGAGGAATACAATCTGAAAGCTTCGGTTGTAAAATTGTCGGATTTGCTTGCAGAAAGCGCTATGGTTTCAAGCAAGAATGAAGCTAGAAGGCTTATCGAGCAGGGAGGCATCAAAATAGATTCACAAAAAGTCGTCGGGGATTTTGAGATAAAAATGGAAAAGCCCTTTATAATTCAAGCAGGAAAAAGAAAATTTAAAAAAATAATGCCGTCAAAATAA
- a CDS encoding penicillin-binding protein activator LpoB, with translation MKVKRIAVYLLAIIFAGGLFACSAAKVTRVAADEIIDFSGNWNDTDSHQVSAEMIRDAIDRPWVDEYLRKFNKKPRVIVGIVVNKSDEHITTETFIKDLEIALTNSGKVVMVASKDQRGELREERDEQSRNARVGTVKAHGQETGADFMIKGQINTIPDQKKGAELKYYQVELEMINIETNEKVWIGQKQIKKVIAKKSYK, from the coding sequence ATGAAAGTCAAACGTATTGCTGTGTATCTTTTAGCGATAATTTTCGCCGGAGGATTATTTGCATGTTCCGCAGCAAAGGTTACCAGAGTTGCCGCTGATGAAATAATTGATTTCAGCGGAAATTGGAATGATACAGACTCTCACCAAGTATCAGCTGAGATGATCAGAGACGCCATAGACAGACCGTGGGTCGATGAATATTTAAGAAAATTTAACAAAAAACCCAGAGTTATTGTAGGAATTGTAGTAAATAAAAGCGACGAACACATAACAACTGAAACTTTTATCAAAGATCTGGAAATTGCGCTTACTAATTCAGGAAAAGTCGTTATGGTTGCTTCAAAAGACCAGAGGGGCGAATTAAGGGAAGAAAGGGACGAACAGTCCAGAAACGCCAGAGTCGGCACCGTGAAAGCACATGGGCAGGAGACGGGCGCGGATTTTATGATTAAAGGGCAGATAAATACTATACCTGACCAAAAAAAAGGTGCCGAACTGAAATATTATCAGGTTGAACTTGAAATGATAAATATTGAAACAAACGAAAAAGTTTGGATAGGACAGAAGCAGATTAAAAAAGTGATAGCTAAAAAAAGTTACAAATAA
- a CDS encoding LPP20 family lipoprotein: MIKKMVLSFLLICIPCFVLTAEFPSWIKSGKSPLYPTERFLTAVGKGATEKEAIADSQKNIIQKVMDTLILEGFEKVKISISPATLLKAFEERYSYNDKENRIYYVFATVDKNMARIDIEDDLYAAEQALQYRTAVYETSNISVALKIKAVNELLELYARRDSIVMLKKALSESIVNTEVGAFEREKLAMDRKKLFENIVYYINAENFNTAKLAKFMEINQISVLGRLPQFPPDGSKAVVVINCKIQLDKTIDKDNMSCNWIADLVLSDAFNEKTMIYSDTATGDETGADVNESILKALSAAEKEMNLMAEEFFKNIN; the protein is encoded by the coding sequence GTGATTAAAAAAATGGTTTTATCTTTTTTGCTTATCTGCATTCCGTGCTTTGTTTTAACTGCCGAATTTCCTTCATGGATAAAAAGCGGAAAAAGTCCGCTCTATCCGACCGAGCGGTTTCTTACCGCTGTTGGAAAAGGAGCAACCGAAAAAGAAGCCATTGCGGATTCACAAAAAAATATTATCCAAAAAGTTATGGATACTCTTATTCTTGAAGGTTTTGAAAAAGTGAAAATAAGCATTTCTCCGGCCACTTTGCTTAAAGCGTTTGAAGAAAGGTACTCTTATAATGATAAAGAAAATAGGATTTATTATGTGTTTGCAACGGTCGACAAGAATATGGCGCGCATAGATATTGAGGATGATTTGTACGCCGCAGAACAAGCTCTTCAGTACAGAACTGCCGTTTATGAAACTTCAAACATTTCCGTTGCATTGAAGATAAAAGCCGTAAACGAACTTTTGGAACTGTATGCAAGAAGGGATTCAATAGTAATGTTGAAAAAAGCTTTGTCGGAAAGCATAGTAAATACAGAAGTAGGCGCATTTGAACGTGAAAAACTTGCTATGGATAGAAAAAAGCTTTTTGAAAATATAGTCTATTATATAAACGCGGAAAATTTTAATACGGCAAAATTAGCAAAATTTATGGAAATAAATCAAATTTCTGTTCTTGGCAGACTGCCGCAGTTTCCACCGGATGGCAGCAAAGCGGTGGTTGTGATAAACTGCAAAATACAACTTGATAAAACGATTGATAAAGATAATATGTCGTGCAATTGGATTGCCGACTTAGTTTTAAGCGATGCTTTCAATGAAAAAACCATGATTTATTCCGACACTGCTACCGGCGATGAAACGGGTGCGGATGTAAATGAATCCATCTTAAAAGCATTGTCCGCCGCCGAAAAAGAAATGAACTTGATGGCTGAAGAATTTTTTAAAAATATTAATTGA
- a CDS encoding sulfide/dihydroorotate dehydrogenase-like FAD/NAD-binding protein, with protein sequence MFKIILKEELGQNVKSFFIEAADTARNAKAGQFVILRINDKGERIPLTIADTDAQKGLVRIIFQETGKTTYELGTLKEGGYIKDFVGPLGQPTEIENYGNVVAVAGGVGTAEVLPVIKSLRNAGNKVTAVVGARNKDLIILEKELREICDELLFATDDGSYGTKGFVTDILKNIIDKESVNIVYAIGPVPMMMAVANLTKEKNIKTLVSLNPIMVDGTGMCGACRVTVDGKTKFACVEGPEFDAHKVNWTELISRLSLFRDLEKVSLDNYKNNSECKCGRE encoded by the coding sequence ATGTTTAAAATCATTTTAAAAGAGGAACTCGGGCAAAACGTAAAAAGCTTTTTTATTGAAGCTGCAGATACGGCGAGAAATGCAAAAGCCGGACAGTTTGTCATATTGAGAATAAACGATAAAGGGGAAAGAATTCCTCTAACCATTGCCGATACAGATGCACAAAAGGGGCTTGTGCGTATTATTTTTCAGGAAACTGGAAAAACCACTTACGAACTTGGAACTCTTAAAGAAGGCGGCTATATAAAAGATTTTGTCGGTCCTTTGGGACAGCCTACGGAAATCGAAAATTATGGAAACGTTGTTGCTGTTGCTGGAGGCGTGGGCACGGCAGAAGTTCTGCCGGTAATAAAATCTTTGAGAAATGCGGGAAATAAAGTGACAGCGGTTGTGGGTGCAAGAAATAAAGATTTGATAATTCTCGAAAAAGAATTGAGAGAAATCTGCGATGAACTTCTTTTTGCTACAGATGACGGCTCTTACGGAACCAAAGGGTTTGTCACAGACATTTTAAAAAATATTATTGATAAAGAAAGCGTAAATATAGTTTATGCCATAGGTCCGGTGCCGATGATGATGGCCGTCGCAAATCTCACTAAGGAAAAAAATATCAAGACCTTGGTTTCTCTTAATCCTATTATGGTTGACGGTACGGGAATGTGCGGAGCATGCAGAGTTACGGTTGATGGGAAAACGAAATTTGCATGTGTCGAAGGACCTGAATTTGATGCTCATAAAGTAAATTGGACAGAACTGATTTCACGGCTTTCTCTTTTTAGAGATTTGGAAAAAGTGTCTTTAGATAATTATAAAAATAATTCGGAGTGTAAATGCGGCAGAGAATGA
- the gltA gene encoding NADPH-dependent glutamate synthase — MRQRMKMPERLPNERNKDFLQVNIGYTRKQMLEEAKRCLQCKKPFCVEGCPVEINIPKFIKELSDDNPAQAIKIIKQKNNLPAVCGRVCPQESQCEKYCILSRKGESVGIGNLERYSADWAAANAQKKTSPSDINKNGIKIAIIGSGPAGLTAAGDLANMGYEVTVFESLHDIGGVLRYGIPEFRLPLDVLEIEIGNLKSMGIEFILNTLVGRTKTVKELFEEDFKSIFIGTGAGLPVFLGIEGENLNHIYSANEFLVRVNLMRAFDFPNYDTPVYKGKNIVIIGGGNTAMDSARTALRLGASSVKLVYRRTENEMPARKEERLHAQEEGIEFITLTNPVKFIGDEKGFVKAVECIKMELGEPDESGRRRPKKVEGSNFGIEADMAILALGLNPNPVLPSLTEGLNTDSHGYLIIDDNYMTSIPGVFAGGDIVGGDTVIQAMGMGKQAAKRINEYLKNLHPTNN; from the coding sequence ATGCGGCAGAGAATGAAAATGCCCGAAAGGCTTCCTAACGAAAGAAACAAAGACTTTCTGCAGGTAAACATCGGTTATACCCGCAAACAAATGCTTGAAGAAGCCAAAAGATGTCTTCAATGTAAAAAACCATTTTGTGTTGAAGGTTGCCCCGTTGAAATCAATATTCCTAAATTCATAAAAGAACTGTCAGATGATAATCCCGCCCAAGCTATAAAAATCATAAAACAAAAAAATAATCTTCCCGCCGTATGCGGGCGCGTCTGTCCTCAGGAAAGCCAATGTGAAAAGTATTGTATTCTTTCAAGAAAAGGCGAAAGCGTCGGCATAGGAAATCTTGAAAGATATTCAGCCGATTGGGCTGCGGCTAACGCGCAGAAAAAAACTTCACCCTCAGATATAAACAAAAACGGCATAAAAATTGCCATAATAGGTTCTGGACCTGCTGGTCTTACCGCCGCAGGTGATTTGGCAAATATGGGTTATGAAGTTACCGTTTTTGAATCACTGCATGATATAGGCGGTGTGCTGCGTTATGGCATTCCGGAATTCAGACTTCCCTTAGATGTTTTGGAAATCGAAATAGGCAATTTAAAGAGTATGGGAATAGAATTCATTTTAAATACTTTAGTGGGACGGACAAAAACCGTGAAAGAATTATTTGAAGAAGATTTCAAATCGATTTTTATCGGTACGGGTGCGGGTCTTCCCGTGTTTTTGGGAATTGAAGGCGAAAATTTAAATCATATATATTCTGCAAATGAGTTTTTGGTGCGCGTAAACCTTATGCGTGCGTTTGATTTTCCGAATTATGATACACCGGTCTATAAAGGAAAAAACATAGTAATCATAGGCGGCGGAAATACGGCGATGGATTCCGCAAGAACGGCGTTAAGGCTCGGTGCTTCAAGCGTTAAACTTGTTTATAGAAGAACCGAAAACGAAATGCCCGCCAGAAAAGAAGAAAGGCTGCATGCGCAGGAGGAAGGAATCGAGTTTATAACTTTGACAAATCCCGTTAAATTTATCGGAGATGAAAAAGGTTTTGTAAAAGCGGTTGAATGTATAAAAATGGAACTTGGTGAACCTGACGAATCAGGAAGAAGACGTCCTAAAAAAGTCGAAGGTTCAAATTTTGGCATTGAAGCCGATATGGCGATTTTAGCTTTAGGTTTAAACCCTAACCCCGTGCTCCCTTCTTTGACGGAAGGATTAAATACAGACTCTCACGGTTATCTAATAATAGACGATAATTATATGACTTCAATACCGGGTGTTTTTGCTGGAGGAGATATAGTCGGAGGTGATACTGTCATTCAGGCTATGGGAATGGGCAAACAGGCCGCAAAAAGAATAAACGAATATTTAAAAAATTTACACCCGACTAACAATTAA
- a CDS encoding YtxH domain-containing protein, giving the protein MCDKKDSLAAFILGGIIGVAIGILYAPRSGRETRYNLRRVGEDIADTVSDLSEDMKETGRKLYNEGREKVMTGKDKISEAFEAGKKAFEKYKKED; this is encoded by the coding sequence ATGTGTGACAAAAAAGATAGTTTAGCGGCTTTTATACTCGGTGGAATAATAGGTGTGGCTATCGGTATTTTATATGCGCCCAGATCCGGAAGAGAAACGAGATATAATTTGAGGAGAGTCGGCGAAGATATTGCGGATACGGTAAGCGATTTAAGTGAAGATATGAAAGAAACTGGACGTAAACTTTACAATGAGGGTCGTGAAAAAGTTATGACTGGAAAAGATAAAATAAGCGAAGCTTTTGAGGCAGGCAAAAAAGCTTTTGAAAAATACAAAAAAGAAGATTAA
- a CDS encoding O-antigen ligase family protein has product MYAYSSFVQKSLTKIILYGIPVLYFLIAVGFYLKTYDSAQIKITLLHLGGLFLIAVWIIARIEKGKFGFFKKNFVFILPVLAFLVSGIISFAHSPFPYTSLNEVVKRFIYCFFALILITEFNDEKKISRILNWLIAAAYIACIYGVIQLLDYYLFPPPPDSGLDPFLWRQAFGHKIFSTFGNPNFFGDFLVVMNPIVLGLYLYKRNFYLMFLWILILICAIFTVSKGTWLGFSAGSFVFVLVYLFTIFRERLTKKMLIFGGITIMAIFLIAFFAIFAQTKKRTDSASFRLFTWLSAWEMINTNPIFGTGIGSFYVTYPAWRRPQIFFIEAKHNTESDHPENEYLEVWFDEGIVGFVLFLFLICFVFMAGYKNIEFFHSGKGSRDSPMPYIQLGVLAAFAAQLVHDMVCVSLRFVSSGIMLWLLIGITLSICVNSSNDKIIAEDSKNIIPLPIKLIVQVIVIILAVISIKYFAGYFKADYLHSRAIQLSKISNWDMALKTYDDVNKANPSFPMSRYFQGNVHLDRWKAGDPILAEKSFKELWKLAPNYVQSKYLAGLMYHKNFNDALSLKNKYVQQNNHEKAKEMEIPIKENYDLAVKYYNEYMMIDPIFPLTYYQLASIYSAVGNLQMVEKTLKDHLEYPANLSRHPHDFWVENWEKRRSLEYSETYVHLGHLYLANSKFQEAHDAYIKALELNPDNINALKNLTNVYAGNNEKITQVWLEVFRKFPNDEDAIKYLEPLGLIKRIK; this is encoded by the coding sequence ATGTACGCATATTCTTCATTTGTTCAGAAAAGCCTAACAAAAATCATATTGTATGGGATTCCAGTTTTATATTTTTTGATAGCCGTAGGTTTTTATTTAAAAACATATGATTCGGCGCAGATAAAAATAACACTTCTTCATCTCGGAGGTCTCTTTTTAATTGCCGTTTGGATTATTGCAAGAATTGAGAAGGGTAAATTTGGTTTCTTTAAGAAAAATTTTGTTTTTATCCTACCTGTTTTAGCTTTTCTTGTCTCCGGTATTATTTCATTTGCGCACTCTCCGTTTCCTTATACAAGTTTAAATGAAGTTGTAAAAAGATTCATTTATTGCTTTTTTGCGTTAATATTAATAACAGAATTTAACGACGAAAAGAAAATTTCACGCATATTGAATTGGCTTATTGCAGCTGCTTATATAGCATGTATATATGGCGTGATACAATTGCTCGACTATTATTTATTCCCACCGCCTCCAGATTCCGGATTGGATCCTTTTCTGTGGAGACAGGCATTCGGTCACAAAATATTCTCGACTTTCGGAAATCCAAATTTTTTCGGCGATTTTCTTGTAGTTATGAATCCTATTGTACTGGGTTTGTATTTATATAAAAGAAATTTTTATCTAATGTTTTTGTGGATATTAATATTAATATGCGCGATATTTACGGTCTCAAAAGGCACGTGGCTGGGATTTTCAGCAGGGTCTTTTGTTTTTGTTCTTGTATATTTGTTTACTATTTTCAGAGAAAGACTTACAAAAAAAATGCTGATTTTTGGCGGTATAACTATAATGGCAATATTTTTGATAGCTTTTTTCGCAATATTTGCGCAGACGAAAAAAAGAACTGACAGCGCATCATTTAGGCTGTTTACCTGGCTTTCTGCTTGGGAGATGATAAATACAAATCCTATTTTTGGTACGGGGATAGGCTCTTTTTACGTTACATATCCGGCATGGAGAAGGCCGCAAATATTTTTTATTGAAGCCAAGCATAACACAGAAAGCGATCACCCCGAGAATGAATATCTTGAGGTATGGTTTGATGAGGGAATAGTCGGTTTTGTGCTTTTTCTCTTTTTAATATGTTTTGTTTTTATGGCGGGATATAAAAATATTGAATTTTTTCATTCCGGAAAAGGCAGCAGGGACAGCCCCATGCCTTATATACAGTTGGGAGTGTTGGCAGCTTTTGCGGCGCAGCTTGTGCATGATATGGTTTGCGTTTCACTTAGATTTGTTTCTTCAGGTATAATGTTGTGGCTGCTGATAGGGATTACACTTTCAATATGCGTTAATTCTTCTAATGATAAAATCATTGCCGAAGATTCTAAAAATATAATTCCGTTGCCGATAAAATTAATTGTGCAAGTGATTGTAATTATTTTGGCGGTGATATCTATAAAATATTTTGCGGGCTATTTTAAAGCCGACTATCTCCATTCCAGAGCTATTCAATTATCAAAAATATCCAATTGGGATATGGCGCTAAAAACGTACGATGATGTCAACAAAGCCAACCCATCTTTTCCGATGTCAAGATATTTTCAGGGCAATGTTCATCTGGACAGATGGAAAGCGGGAGATCCGATATTGGCTGAAAAGTCATTCAAAGAATTATGGAAACTTGCGCCTAATTATGTGCAGTCTAAATATTTGGCGGGTTTGATGTATCATAAAAATTTTAACGACGCTTTATCTTTGAAAAATAAATATGTACAACAAAATAATCATGAAAAAGCTAAAGAAATGGAGATACCGATAAAAGAAAATTATGATTTAGCAGTAAAATACTATAATGAATACATGATGATAGATCCTATTTTCCCTTTGACATATTATCAGCTTGCATCAATTTATTCAGCTGTTGGAAATTTACAGATGGTGGAAAAAACGTTAAAAGATCATTTGGAATATCCGGCTAATTTAAGCCGACATCCTCATGATTTCTGGGTGGAAAATTGGGAAAAGAGACGTTCTCTCGAATATTCGGAAACATATGTTCATCTCGGGCATTTATACTTGGCAAACAGTAAGTTTCAAGAAGCACATGATGCCTATATTAAAGCTTTGGAGTTAAATCCAGATAATATAAATGCACTTAAAAATCTCACTAATGTATACGCCGGCAATAATGAAAAAATAACGCAGGTGTGGCTTGAAGTTTTTAGAAAATTTCCTAATGACGAGGACGCAATTAAATATTTAGAGCCGTTAGGATTGATTAAGAGAATAAAATGA